One region of Astyanax mexicanus isolate ESR-SI-001 chromosome 15, AstMex3_surface, whole genome shotgun sequence genomic DNA includes:
- the zgc:92749 gene encoding elongation of very long chain fatty acids protein 6-like, with amino-acid sequence MNQTLLQVFDFEQKFDEKGAFQWFQENWTASYVFCAAYAAVIFLGRFFMRRREKWDLRRPLMFWSLSLALFSICGSIRTGSYMLNTYSSHGFRQTVCDTNFYSAPFSKFWAYAFTLSKVPELGDTVFIVLRKQRLIFLHWYHHITVLLYTWASYKDHVAGGGWFMTMNYSVHALMYSYYTAKAAGIQLPKACAILITSMQILQMAMGLTVLALVYFWHHEVHCASNMQNIMWGSLMYLSYLLLFSWFFYQTYLKKDKRKGAKAE; translated from the exons ATGAATCAGACTCTCCTGCAGGTTTTCGACTTCGAGCAGAAGTTTGATGAAAAAGGGGCTTTTCAGTGGTTTCAGGAGAACTG GACAGCGTCGTACGTGTTCTGTGCTGCATATGCTGCTGTTATTTTCCTGGGTCGGTTCTTCATGAGACGGCGGGAGAAGTGGGACCTGCGACGGCCGCTAATGTTCTGGTCGCTCAGTCTGGCTTTATTCAG TATTTGCGGATCGATCCGTACCGGATCCTACATGCTGAACACCTACAGCTCCCATGGCTTCAGACAGACTGTCTGTGACACCAACTTCTACAGCGCCCCCTTCAGCaagttttgggcgtacgccttcaCGCTCAGCAAGGTGCCTGAACTGG GTGACACAGTCTTCATCGTTCTCCGTAAGCAGCGTCTGATCTTCCTGCACTGGTACCACCACATCACGGTGCTGCTGTACACCTGGGCCTCCTACAAGGATCATGTGGCTGGGGGCGGCTGGTTCATGACCATGAACTACTCGGTCCATGCACTGATGTACAGCTACTACACAGCTAAAGCAGCTGGAATACAGCTTCCCAAGGCCTGTGCCATTCTCATCACCTCCATGCAGATCCTGCAGATGGCCATGGGTCTGACCGTCCTTGCACTCGTCTACTTCTGGCACCATGAGGTCCACTGCGCCTCCAACATGCAGAACATTATGTGGGGCTCGCTGATGTACCTCAGCTACCTGCTGCTGTTTAGCTGGTTCTTCTACCAGACCTACCTGAAGAAGGATAAGAGGAAGGGGGCTAAGGCTGAATAA